The nucleotide window CTTGTGGGGTTGAAGTCGAAATGTTACAGGAATATATCTCGCTGGATGTGTGATGGTATACCATTTTTGGAGATGTAGAGCACTacacattcaccattcaatacaataaataaatatcaccTTTTGAGGCATCTTTGCAAAGACGCTGGCGATCTCCTCTGCAATATCATCTGGTAATGCGTTCACTAAAGTACCCAGGGTCATGATGATCACTCCGTGCTCCCCGGCACTCTGAACAAACTCCTCCAGGCCAGATGGAAGGGGCTGGGCTGGCTTACACTGGAAGCCCCCTATATAAACTACATTTGGCATCGTGGGTCGGGGAAAGTCAAAGACAAAATCGGACCTGAACAACCAAATGTCTGCTTCCTGGATGAGGGAGATGATGTCACAGCCCCCCTCAATGTACTTGTCACAGATGGCATGGTAACTAGGCCCCACCATGAACCTCTCCTGGAAAACAACGAGGCTGTGAAACAACATGTTCTGGGTCCGCTCTGTGAAGCTCATTTTGTCTGTGAGACCAGAGCCCGGGACGGGGATGTAGGACAGTGGGGACGGAGCTATGGCGAACTGGCCGTCTCCGCTGGTGATCCAACGGACGTTAAGCACCAGAGGTAGTTTGAGATACTTGGCTAGGACAACCCCCGTTGCAAAGGCAGGATCGGTGAGGACCAGGTCATACTGGGCATCAGATAGGCGTTGAACAAGGCTTTCATCGTCAAGGATTCGACCAAGTATATCACAGTTCATTGAATGAGCCTTAGATATCATTGACATGAACTGCCAGATGAGTTTGAGGTTTGTAAACGCCgatgctctttctctctgtgcctGATGGAGAAAATGCAATGAAGTGAACAATGGAGAAATACATGCTTGCCAGAAATTAAATGTAATGATACTCATAAGTTAATGTAATACATATCTTGCTTATGAAGGTGATTTAAACATGATAATGCCATACGCATGAGCCTGCAAAATAATTTCATATTCGAATTTGTAGCAACTTACCTTCATGAAATTGTCCAGATATATTAGAAAAAAGTTTTCGACTGGGGTTTCTACAGGGATGGTGATTGAGGAGTATAACGGGGACTCCTCTCTTATATACCAACTGTCTGATGCTCGTATAACGTCGATGCTGTGTCCTCTTGTGTGGAGTTCCTCGATCACGATCTTCATATTGATCCAGTGACTACCATCCACCGGATATACCAGGACTTTACCTCCATCAGAAGGAGTGGTGAACAGCAGGGGAATCAGAGCAACCTTGAAAATGATATGCATTCCAAGGGAAGGCATTGTAGGCGTACCTATTGGAAAAGACAGAATTGCAAGCGTTCTTTTGTTTGAGTTAGGCTTCAATGTTTGAGTAATTATCTAACATTTAGCATGGCCTAGACTTATGTcacaaatataatgtaacaaaCACCTCAAACAAATCTATATCACTGACACCTGGACCGACCCGGCCGGGAGAACGGTAGATTATCCTAACAGCATCGTAACGTCTGATAAATCAAATAGGCCTAAATAAACAATTGATGAAGAGCGACGTACCCATCAAACTTCTCGTTCTTAACACTTCGGTGAACTAAAAGGATTGTTTCACCTCGACTAATCCTTCCACCGGAGTTCAGGTTCAAACTCCAAACTTTGCACACCCGTGAGGCAGATGTTGTGCAACACATGTAAAATAAGTATTACGGCTTTACGTTTTTGTTCATAACTATTTTGTAACCTACGACCTGTGCCTGCCCGGGCTGCCATAGGGACagctcaacacaaacacaaagaagctTGAAATCACTGCCAAGACGAAAACATTGAATAACTTTGTTATGCTCTGCATTTTGCACCTTAACATTTATGCTGTGTATTTTATGAGCGTTCATTTTGCTTATTCAATGCTGTAGCCTATGGTACACAAACATTTACACTGCAGTCCATTAGGCAGATAATTTTCAGCAAAAATATTTCTTCTTGATCTTTTTAGAGCGCGATCATCTGCTAATTTACGTTTTTAAAAAGAATCGTGGGCAACTAATTATTGAACTAATAAAATTTCATGGTTCaggaaaggtaaaaaaaaaaatagtcacATAGCAGGAGGCCTAAGCCTACTAAAACCTCGCCTAATTTAATCTTAATGGTATTTAGTTTTGAATATGTAGTCAAGATCCTAGTGTAGCAACTAGGGCGTATAGCATGTCATGATATTACGCCGCCCGCCCGCCATGCATTGCTAAGAAATCCCCATCTAACAGTGGTAATACTAACCACCGATGTATCCGATGCAACGAAGATTTATCCTAATTTATGCTGATATCATTCCTCCTCTCTCGACCAATGAACGCTCCTTACTTTCACCACCTGCCAGGAACAAAATTCCATCATTCCAGGCATTTTTACCCCCCTTGCTCGCTTACAACCAAAGTCTTTGTACCGACACCTTTGACCTTCACCTGAACTCCAGTTTGTTGTTATGGACTCCTATGCGATTACAAAAGAGGCAGTTGCAACAGACATATCCTGCGAAAGGTCTATCTGCCGAAGAAAGACGTACTCACAAAtgtggaaaatgtgtttttatttaagttTTTATTTCGTAATCATGAATTTTGTTGCTGTAGTAAAATGTGGACAACTGCGAAATACAATttcaattatatataatataaaaaattatTGAATATTATGTAATTACAATTCAAGCTACAATTTACACTTGAGTTAGTGTATTTTGCTTTTGGATATTCTCCTACCTCTACAGCACAAGAACCTAAACATGATTACAATAGAGAGGAGAAAGATGGTCACAGCAGCCAACAGAGTCATCATTACATCTATAGAGTAGTAAGAATACCAGGGCATCCTGTAAGACTCAGTACGAAGGTGGGGTGCACCTTTGTGGCGCATCACATACTCTGTCCAGAAGATGGCATGCTCCAGGGGGGGAATGGGCTGGTCTCTGTGCAGACGGGACAGTCTCTGcatattgtttctgtaactgTCTTGGTGGAGCACTTCCCCAAGTCCCTGCTCAAAGGTGCGACCGTTGACTTCAGCCAGTTTGAGGATTTTTCCCGCTCCCCTCTCCTGCAGACGGAGCAGGTTGTCATACTGGTCAAAGAACAGCGGTATGCCCAGCACTGGTACCCCGTAGTATATGGCCTCCTGGACTCCATTGGTTCCTCCGTGAGCCACAAACACCTTGGTCTGAGGGTGGCCCAAGAGGTCCTTCTGGGGCATCCAGTCCACTATCAGTGTGTTGTTGCCCAGAGTGGAGGGACGCTTTCCAATGTTCCGCCAAATCACCTGTTTGAAAAGTGAATTAAGAATGATTACAAACATAGTACTACACTCTCATACTTCTGATACTTGGTGGTTATAAtgtaaaatagtaaaataatgGATCGATGGTGTCTCTAAGCAAACTGAATACAGCAATCTAGATTTTGTCTTGTGGGGTTGAAGTCGAAATGTTACAGGAATATATCTCGCTGGATATGTGGTGGTATACCATTTTTGGAGATGTAGAGCACTacacattcaccattcaatacaataaataaatatcaccTTTTGAGGCATCCTTGCAAAGACGCTGGCGATCTCCTCTGCAATATCATCTGGTAATGCGTTCACTAAAGTACCCAGGGTCATGATGATCACTCCGTGCTCCCCGGCACTCTGAACAAACTCCTCCAGGCCAGATGGAAGGGGCTGGGCTGGCTTACACTGGAAGCCCCCTATATAAACTACATTTGGCATCGTGGGTCGGGGAAAGTCAAAGACAAAATCGGACCTGAACAACCAAATGTCTGCTTCCTGGATGAGGGAGATGATGTCACAGCCCCCCTTAATGTACTTGTCACAGATGGCATGGTAACTAGGCCCCACCATGAACCTCTCCTGGAAGACAATGAGGCTGTGAAACAACATGTTCTGGGTCCGCTCTGTGAAGCTCATTTTGTCTGTGAGACCAGAGCCCGGGACGGGGACGTAGGACAGTGGGGACGGAGCTATGGCGAACTGGCCGTCTCCGCTGGTGATCCAACGGACGTTAAGCACCAGAGGTAGTTTGAGATACTTGGCTAGGACAACCCCCGTTGCAATGGCAGGATCGGTGAGGACCAGGTCATACTGGGCATCAGATAGGCGTTGAACAAGGCTTTCATCGTCAAGGATTTGACCAAGCATATCACAGTTTACTGAATGAGCCTTAGAAATCATTGACATGAACTGCGAGGTGAGTTTGAGGAATGTAAACACagatgctctttctctctgtgcctGATGGAGAAAATGCAATGAAATGAACATTGGAGAAATGCATACATGCCAATAATTACATGTAATGATGCTCATAAGTTAATGAAATGACTTATAAACATCTTGCTCATGAAGATGATTCAAACATGATAATGCCATACGCATGAGTCTGCATAAtcatttcaaattcaaatttgtATAAACCTACCTTCATGAAATTGTCCAGATATATTAGAAAAAAGTTTTCCATGGGGGTGTCTACAGGGATGGTGATCGAGGAGTATAACGGGGACTCCTCTCTTATATACCAACTGTCTGATGCTCGTATAACGTCGATGCTGTGTCCTCTTGCGTGGAGTTCCTCGATCACGATCTTCATATTGATCCAGTGACTACCATCCACCGGATATACCAGGACTTTACCTCCATCAGAAGGAGCGGTGAACAGCAGGGGAATCAGAGCAACCGTGAAAAAGATGTGATTTCCAAGGGAAGGCATGGTAGGCGTACGCGTACCTATTGGAAAAGACAGAATTGCAAGCCGTCTTTTGTTTGAGTTAAACGTGAATGTTTAAGTAACTGTCGGACATTTAGCTTGGCCTAGCCCAATGTCACAAGTATGTAGCAAAAATAGATATCACGGCCACCTGGACCAACCCTGCCGGGAGAACAGTAGTTCATCCTAACATCATCGTCtgataaatcaaataaataaacaattgaTGAAGAGCGACATACCCATCAAACTTCTCGCACTTAATACTTCGGTGAACTAACAGGGTTTCACCTAGATCAGTCCTTCCACCAGAGTTCAGGTTCAAACTCCAAACTTTGCACACCGTGGGCCAGATGTTGTGCAACCCTTGTGTAACATGAGAATTATTGCTTGACGTTTTTGTTCATGGCTATTTTGTACGGCCTTTTCCTGCCCGGGCTGCCTTAGGGACAGTTAAACACAAACCCAAAGAAGATTGAAATCACTGCCAAGATGAAAACATTGAGTAACTTTGCTATGCTCTGCATTTTACAGCCTACCATTTATGCTGTGTATTTTATGAATGGGCTTTTAGCAAATTCAATGCTGTAGCTTATGCTACACATACATTGCAGTTCATTAGGCAGATCATTTTCGGCAAAAATATTTCTTCTTGATCTTTTTAGAGCGCTTTCATCTGATAATTATATGAAAAATAAACCTCAAGGGCAACTAATAATTTAATGAATAAGGTTTCATGCTTCATGAAAGGTTAAACAAATATAGTCATAAAGCATTATGTGttgattatattgtttaaagGGAAATTAAAGAGATTGACGGAATTCCAGGTATGTTAGTTTCACTTTAGATATAAGTAGGCCTACGCCTATAAACCTCCCCTAATTTAATCAAGACGGTATTTCGTTTTGAATATGTAGTTAAGATGTTAGGGTAGCAACTAGGGCGTAAGCCTATAACATGTAGGGCCTACGTAGATATTACGCCGCTCTGCGCATTGATAAGAAATCCGTATCTGACAGTGGTAACCTCCTAAGGATGTGATGCAATGAAGAATTATCATAATTTATGCTGATATCATTCCTCCTCACTCGACCAATGAACGCTCCTTACTTTCACCACCTGCCAGGAACAGAATTCCATCATTCCAGGCATTTTTACCCCCCTTCCTCGCTTACAACCAAGTTTGTCCCGACAAACGAGACGAGCtgccattgttttttttgtagtcGGTAGGCTCTGGAGACTCCTGCctttgttattttgtgtttgttgcGCGTCTGTGTGGACCTACTACGGGATTCtttgtgttttccttttttttgttgtgagtAGTGATACAACCGAAGGTTCCAAAGTGGCGCTTAAAGTGAGTATCTCTCCTCGTAGCGCAACAACAGAGGGCTCGTTACATTGAAACTACTGTTCTGTGTTGACGTGCAGGAGCACGAGAGTTTCACGCTGCTCGCGCCTCGGAGTTGTCTCGTCTGGCAGTGTCGTCTCTTCTCAACTTTACGTTGTGAAAATGAGCTGGCATTGAACAATTAAACTAACGTTTTTTATGATACGCCCTGTTATGTAAAGATGTTTGTGGGAGTTGTATGCACGATCTGGTCTACGAGCTATTTCACGAGTAATATTTGTAAACAATACTACTACTCAAGCTTTTctgaaacatgtttttttttatcgaaGATGTCTATTATCATTCCATTAGTCTTTGCGCCATAAAGCCTACTGAAGAACATTGGCCgaagaaaatgtcaaaaacatgttttaaactTCTAGGGTTAACATATCGCAACGAATTTACATTGAGTCTTGCAAAAGTCATTATGCTGAGTGGAATGAGATTGTGGCATCTTGGGAATGTTCAAAGTGGAGCGAACAGGGAGACGGCGGTGAAGCGCGCTGGAGCTTTTTGGTGAAGAATTCCACTCATAGCATAGTGCTTTCCATGCAGCCTTTATAGTAAACCATTAGTTCCCTACAGGCGACACAGCTACACGTGATACCTTCTAAATCATGTTTACTGAGTCATTTAGAGTGTAGATCATTTGAACTGTAGACATAGTTAATGCTTTAAAACATGTCAACAACTACGTCAACAACCTAGTTGTGGGCCGAACGTGCTGCTTATTTTTCCGCATTATATTGTCGCCCACAGGGAGCCGAGTATGGAGACGCCATTGGATGTTCTGTCAAGAGCAGCATCACTAATTCATGCAGATGACGAGAAACGTAAGTTGAGCAGTAGGcctattattatttgttttctgttcACCTTGCAATGTTTATAGGAGAAATAAGTGTAGTGAGAGCAGAGAATGAGTTGTGATTTGTTCCAGTAGGTTTTGCCTTACATGTCTCTCACCCATGCATGCAGTCTGGGCTAATTAACATCACATTTGTGTAATAACACCCTTGTTTCATACACATGAAGAACAAAATAATTTTTTGGCCCCTTGGTTACATCCTCCTCAGTCAGTCCACAATAGGCATCTTTGTACTGAGCCGGCTTGGAATACAGTACATAGGCAAATAGGGATGACAACACTCAACTCCCAGTGCCCTTTTAAACAACCTCCACTGACTTAACTCTAGTGGTGGGGACTGACTAACTTTCGCTCAACATGTGGTCCGTCTTTATTTGACCTCCATTTCAATATTTCTAATCATGTCTGAAAGTTATGGCATTACTGCAAAGAAACATAAATTCTTTCCAAGATTACTATTAGAAAAAACTGCTGCAAATCCGTCTTAGCAGAGCTCTGCTTAGTCAGCAGACCCAGAGCAGTGTTGATTCTACGTCGACTTTTTTCAAATGCAATTTTCACAAACTCTGAATTGTATTGTGCTTCCCAATGACTCCATTGCTCACTGAAAGTTCAGCCTGCTTGATTATCTTGGATATTAAAAAGCATTTAGCCAAGGCTGCTGGAGGCCTCTTGTGTAAATCATTGTGTAAAGGTAAATCTAGTGGAACCAAGTAGAGGAGCGGGTCTGGTGGAAATATCCTATGGAAAAGGGGATTTTCttatcaaatgtatttttctccTATATACATTTTCTAACATATAGTCTATATAGAATGTGCATATTCACACTAGCATGTTTCAAATTAAAGGATAGATTGAAGTAAAATACAATTTGAAGCATCTCTCCTTTGTTGACCTAATGAAATATTGGTGGTGACACTTTGAAAGAGTTCCAACTGTCATTTTCCACCATTTTTTCTCAATGGTCCCATAATGCAGTGCTTTATGTGAGCTGAATGTAAGCTGCCTTGCAATTCTTGagtaaaaggaggaggagggaagctttcacctcctcctccctctctcccctgtggtGTCATTGTTTTTTGCTTCTGCGCTGATGTCACTTTGTGTTGTGGGTTGTGCATGGTTTCTTTGTCAAAAAACAATGCACTCGACCTGTTTCTATAATGGCGTGGGGGAACAAAAACAAGCAATGAGCCGACCAGCATACAAAGACGTGTTAAAGGGACCAACAGCTAAAGTAACTATCCCGTTAGCACAGGTCAGCGGTCGGGTTAAATAGCCAACATTGACTTGCATTACATTACATTCTTACTTTACTCTCATCGATGAAATAACACATCCAGGGAGCTGAGTCAGATTGGGTGTCTTCCTCAATTGCAGTTTAAGACAGACTTTCTAAATATCTATGCAGTGCTTCATGCCAAAGCACTTAACCAACAGGAGGGGCTGGGGCCTGTTGGGGCaagtggttagggttaaccctaaccctaaccctaaccctaaccctaaccctaaccctaacccttaccccagTTTCATCAGGAAGTACACTGACAACCCATCACTTCAGTTCATAGGTTGCAATTGTATTCCATTTGCACTCTAGGGTCAAAATATTTTCAATAGTTATTTAATATAAAttgtaatgttttatttatttaaagtgctTGGAGAGGATTTATCTAAAatggttatttttttaatcatataaTTTTTAAAGAACTTTTGTTTTGGAGCAACAATGAAGCACCATATAGGCCATTTTTTTCTACAGGAACCACAACAAAAGAGCAAACTGGTGCCAGGAAAAGAGAGGTGCAGCTCCAGCTTTTTCTGTTGCTGTATAGAACACAACAATACTTCCtgcttgtcctctctctctctctctctctctctctctctctctctctctctctctctctctctctctctctctctctctctctctctctctctctctctctctctctcccgaagtcgctctctctctcaaacctcTTTGGTAGTTAAAGTTTCCATTGTTTTGTTCAAACATCTTAGGTCTTTTCCTATATCTTCCTAGTGTTTTGTCTAAAGAAGGTGGTAGGCCTTATAGCCCAAAAGTATGGCTGGACTGCAAGCCAGGTATTTAGCATAGCCTAGCTGGGCTATGCAACCTTCCTCTTTACGTTTGAGGTAATTTATGTTTGTCATACTGTGTGCCTTACTGCTCTCTTGGTAAGTTCTCCCTTAGTTTGGTCTCAATGGGCAATCCTgattatatacaaatatatatataaagctcAAAGATCAAGGGGAGGGTGCCAGTATTGAGAAGGAGAAGTAGGATCGTTCTCCCAGCTGTTGGTTGTGATCTGTCTGTCCATGCCTTCGGCGTAACATCTCTTAGGTGGTGCGTGGCCTGAGTGACAAGTGACAGATGGAGGGAAGGGAGCCATTATAGTCAGATTATCTTGGGGAGCTTGTTCTCCCAGGTATCCTCTGTCAATCAGAGTAAGGTGTTATGTATTGAGTTCCTTTGGGTTCTACTAGTGTTAAAATCAGTACCTGTCTGTATCAATCAAGAATACGGAAAAACAAAGAATTGGCCAGGCTCTGTTGGTTACCTGTCAAATTGTCTGGTttaattaatttctttaatCGTAGTGATTGGGCTGCTGACTTGAATAGGCTAACATTAGTTGTTAGCCTACTGTACGTGTACTATTGTGTGTGTCATATTGTCACAAAATTAGAATTCAGGCTTTTTTTGATGAATAGGTAAAGCTTCCTCATTCAATTATTCCATGTTGCGAATTTTGGGTTAGTAGGAGGACTTTTCTTTTGAATCCGTTTGCATTCAAGTGTGAGAAAGTGAGATTAGCGAAATTTGATCAATTAATGAATACATGTCTCTATACATGATTAATCTCACTCTGTCAGTGCCTCTTATGCAGGGTTCATTGGTCATTTTGACAATGGATGGCAGTTAGGGTTCAATGATGTCATGCTCAGTAAATCAGGCTTGACTTATTGTCTTTTATACGGGCGGCACAGTCTACTGCAGAACAATCTCTGTCCTTATCTGTTATGGCGTTATTGCTCTAGTGTTCTCACTCTTCCAGGGTTAAAGTGTCGTGAAATTATTAGCACTGCAGAAGACGCACTTTCAAACATACAGAAATGTTTGCAACATTTCCTATGGGTAACTGGGGAAATGTTTGGGTTTATGGGAATCCAGGGCAGATGACCTGTGACTAAAACACTGCCCACAATGCAAGGCAGGACATCTCTCAGATTTTCTTTCTCCAGCCACCCCTGTCTTTCTCTGACCGGCCTCTTGACCTCTACACCCTctagtagacacacacacacacacacacacacacacacacacacacacacacacacacacacacacacacacacacacacacacacacacacacacacacacacacacacttacttatTTTGCTTATCATGGTTCAGCAGGCAGTCATTAAGTGCTGAGATAAGGAGGTAAAATGGGgtcacagaggtcagaggttaagGTTTTGAGGTCACAGTGCTTGGTAAAAGGGCCTCGTTTTTTGCAGAATTAGAGCAGGGAATTTGCTGACGAAAAATATCCAAAAGCCTGTTCAGCCTGTCTAGGTTCAAGGTTCAAACGCACTTTGGCATATGCTTAGTGCTGTTTGATTTACCATAACAGTGGCAAGTAATTGGTGTGTGCAGTGCTTTCACACTTCATTCTGATAGACTTTGTGGTAGCTAATGCTGAAATAAAGATTGGTTCTTAAATTAAGGCCTTTACATCATTAATTACACCATCGCCATAAGACTACAGCACTGCTTAAACTCTAGGCGCCAGAGTAAATGGAATGGGTTGTATTCTACTATGTCTTCTAGTAAATATCAAGTATTAGTGTTAAGTACtgaaaaaaaagttatagtttgTGTCTTGGaactataaaataaatgaaatgccaCGTATATGGCTAGCTTTTTCAATACCAACTTGTTCTGTTGGAAGGAGTCTTCTCTCCACTGCATGCTAGCAACATCCACTTGGCAttcctctctctatttttctatAGTTACGAAGATAAATATTTCTGCAATGCAAAGCGATATTCTTTCTAGCCTTGAAATGCACCTTAAATACACAAAGGCACGTTCAAGATATCATTGTTTTCGGTGGTTTTTTAACAGGTTTCAGactacataataataatagttataaacatataaataataataacacatttaCATAGCACTTTTTCTCACACTCAAGAAACGGTTcgaaaattgaaaaaaaatgatTATAGATATAAGCACAATATACAAACATTCATACAGAGGGGCAGTGGACTGGTATTGGTCGGGGATTAGTGTTTTGTTTAGCCTGAAGATTTCTTTTTAAACAGGCTTTAAAGATGGCAAGGCTGATAATTTAATACAAATACAGATACAAATGCTTATCCTCCCATATAATGGCACCCTGCATCTACATTTCATCACAACAAGACAGTTGGGATTCTAAATTCATTCTACTTTTTATAAAGCTATagaaaatgtatattaaatTATGCAATTATCTTCATACAAAATGTGTTTTACATGCACTACATTGTGCATCATAATGAACGATGCAGCATtttttccatctttgaaatcaGAAGGTCACATTTTTCCCATGCCGATAAATGGAGAGATGTTTTGTGATAAGTGAAGGTTTCAGTATCTCACTCTAGGACCAATACCCCGAAACTGATGCGTTGGAGTAAATATAGTTGTGGCActtggtctgttttcatcgaGTTACTACTTGCACAATGGTTTAGCATGACTGGGTCTTTGGATCGAGTTTCAACCCAAGGTCCATTCTGAGAATGAGAAGGAAGAAGGAGCCTACCGGAGACGGTGTGATTTCAGCACATAATAACCGCAGACCTCTCAGACCCCCAAGCCTTTGGGAGGTTTCCAATATCTGACCATGTGGCGCTCAtgtcgacacacacactcacacacacacacacacacacacacacacacacacacacacacacacacacacacacacacacacacacacacacaaagacacgcacacacacacacgcacacacattatactacactacactacacaatacaaagacacacacacacacacacatatactacactacaccaaactacactgcactacacaatacaaagacacacacacacacacacacacacacacacacacacacacatacactacaccaccctacactacACAATACAAAGGTGGGAAAATACAATACAGATGCCCAGCTTCTTCAGAATGACTCGCTTTGCTTTGTTTACATGCAACCTGATATTTTCCCTTGTACTGTGCGTGCATTGGGGATCCTTCACCACACTTCTCCATACACTCACCCTTGTTAACCCGCCAAGAGTGTCGGTTGCTCTGGTGATATCGTGACTCAGTTGAAAATGATTGTTTATGTTACAGTATTTATTAAAGAAAAGCACACTTTGCTTCAGGATGTTGGAATACAGATTTGGGTAATTCCACAGAATGGCCCAGTTTCCCATAGGTGGCATAACAGGGTAAACACAATAAGAATatag belongs to Gadus morhua chromosome 13, gadMor3.0, whole genome shotgun sequence and includes:
- the LOC115557680 gene encoding UDP-glucuronosyltransferase 1-5, encoding MGTRTPTMPSLGNHIFFTVALIPLLFTAPSDGGKVLVYPVDGSHWINMKIVIEELHARGHSIDVIRASDSWYIREESPLYSSITIPVDTPMENFFLIYLDNFMKAQRERASVFTFLKLTSQFMSMISKAHSVNCDMLGQILDDESLVQRLSDAQYDLVLTDPAIATGVVLAKYLKLPLVLNVRWITSGDGQFAIAPSPLSYVPVPGSGLTDKMSFTERTQNMLFHSLIVFQERFMVGPSYHAICDKYIKGGCDIISLIQEADIWLFRSDFVFDFPRPTMPNVVYIGGFQCKPAQPLPSGLEEFVQSAGEHGVIIMTLGTLVNALPDDIAEEIASVFARMPQKVIWRNIGKRPSTLGNNTLIVDWMPQKDLLGHPQTKVFVAHGGTNGVQEAIYYGVPVLGIPLFFDQYDNLLRLQERGAGKILKLAEVNGRTFEQGLGEVLHQDSYRNNMQRLSRLHRDQPIPPLEHAIFWTEYVMRHKGAPHLRTESYRMPWYSYYSIDVMMTLLAAVTIFLLSIVIMFRFLCCRGRRISKSKIH
- the LOC115557683 gene encoding LOW QUALITY PROTEIN: UDP-glucuronosyltransferase 1-5-like (The sequence of the model RefSeq protein was modified relative to this genomic sequence to represent the inferred CDS: inserted 1 base in 1 codon), giving the protein MGTPTMPSLGMHIIFKVALIPLLFTTPSDGGKVLVYPVDGSHWINMKIVIEELHTRGHSIDVIRASDSWYIREESPLYSSITIPVETPVENFFLIYLDNFMKAQRERASAFTNLKLIWQFMSMISKAHSMNCDILGRILDDESLVQRLSDAQYDLVLTDPAFATGVVLAKYLKLPLVLNVRWITSGDGQFAIAPSPLSYIPVPGSGLTDKMSFTERTQNMLFHSLVVFQERFMVGPSYHAICDKYIEGGCDIISLIQEADIWLFRSDFVFDFPRPTMPNVVYIGGFQCKPAQPLPSGLEEFVQSAGEHGVIIMTLGTLVNALPDDIAEEIASVFAKMPQKVIWRNIGKRPSTLGNNTLIVDWMPQKDLLGHPQTKVFVAHGGTNGVQEAIYYGVPVLGIPLFFDQYDNLLRLQERGAGKILKLAEVNGRTFEQGLGEVLHQDSYRNNMQRLSRLHRDQPIPPLEHAIXWTEYVMRHKGAPHLRTESYRMPWYSYYSIDVMMTLSAAVTIFLLSIVIMFRFLCCRGRRISKSKIH